The genomic segment GATTCTCAATCAAGTGCTCCAGGAACACGGCATTGTCGACAGCGAGCGACGTTTTGAGCTCGGGGGCGATTATCCCTTGCGCGAATTTTGTACTCAGTACCGGGAATCGGACCTGCAGTTTTTCCAGCGGTTGTGCGCTGAGGAGCAGCTTCACTATTACTTCGAGCATCGTCGAGGTGGGCACTGTCTGGTGATCGGCGATGATCAGGCAAATCACGCCGAGGGTCGGGTATTACCGGGCGACAATGCGTTTCAACGGGTGAGCCGGCTGGAAGTACAACGCTGCACGCCGAGTACCGGTCAGGGGCGCCGGGCGATGCAGGGCGCGCGAGGGCGCACGGAACTGGCGATCTTGCGCAGTGGACAATTGCTGTCGCTGTTCAAGGACGACTCGCTCTGGGTGCTGACCGATGTCGAGCACCACGGCGACCCTGATGCGCCTGCCCCCTATTCCAACAAGATCCGCATGTCGCCCTGGACAGCGTCTTTTGCAGACACTCAGGCGGTGGCGAAACCGAGGATGCCAAGCCTGCAGCGGGCCTGGGTGGTCGAGGTCGATGAGTCGCCTCCCGATCCGTCCCGACCCGTGGCGGTGCAATTCGACTGGCTGTATCAGGGCGAGGGCGCGACGCCTTGCCATTGCTGGTTGCCGCTGGCCGCGCAGTTGCAAGGCCCGGGCATGGCGCCATTGCGTGACGGTGCGCAAGTGGTGGTCAGTTTCATCGATGGGGATCCGGATCAGCCGCTGATCAGCGGGTTACTGCGCGGCCATGCGGGTGCCGACGTATGTGAATTGCCGGAGGCGCAGCCCGTGCAGGAAAGTCATGCAGGGGAAGCGCTGCTGGCCTTGTTGCAGGCGAGTGAGCCACTGGTGTTGCTGTGTCTGCTGCCTGGCGGTGGCAGTTTCAGTCATTGTCGACAGGCGATTTGTACCTGCCGGGCAGCCGTGCTGTCTGGTCAGAGCGGTGCGGCATGAACGCCCCGGACCCGCAGTGGCTTTTGCTGGATGTCCCCGGTGCACCCCGGGCGGCTGCGGCGCTGGTCCGGCGATTTGCCCCGGCCAGACGGCTCGGGTTATTCGACGGCACCGAGTTGCAGGGACTGAGCGGACAAGGTCCGGTTCTGGTTGAGCTGGGTGCATGCCCGGCACTCGCCGAGTTGTGTCAGCGCGAGCCGCACACCTGTCAGGGTCTGCTGTTGTTCAGCGAGGTGCCTTCAGCGCGGCTGCTGGAACATCTGCGACGGATGCTGGTGGTCACCTTCGGCCTGCATCATCGTGCCTTGTTGAGCTACTACAATCCGCACACTGCCAGTTACTTCTTTGACGCCTGCGATGCCGTGGAACTGAGCCGCTGGCTGGGTCCCATCAGTCAGGTCCGCTGGTTTGGCGGCACCTGGGCCGACCGGGCTCAGGGCAGTCAGTGCTGGCAGCAACTGCTCAACCCCGGTCTGTCGGGCAGCCGGCTCAAGATCGAAGAATCCCTTACCGGGCGCCAGCGTGAGCGCCTGCAAACCTGCCTGCTGGAACAACATGCCTGGCAGTGGAGCCGTTCCACCGGCACTGATTACCCCAGGCTGTGGTCCCATCTTCAGGAAGGGCTGGCGCTGGGTTTCAGCGAACGCGCAGTGCTGGACGGCTGGCTGTGGCTACGCTTGCAGTATCCCGATGCAGTGCTGCCGCAGACGTTGTCCGGCGCAAGTCAGCAGGAAAAACTTGATCACCTGCGCAGTCGCTGGCAGCGCGATCCCCCTTGAACGAGGTTGCATCGGCATGACGAGCAAGATCCGGCAAATGTTCAAGGTGCTGACAGGAACGGTGGTGTTGGCCGTGATAACCGCGTGCTCCCCCCTCAAAATGCTCAATGCCTTCACCCCCCCAAGGCAGCTTCGACAGGACCGAAGGCATCGCTTATGGCAGTGATCCCCGGCAGAAGCTCGACGTGTATGTACCACGTCATCGCGTGCCGAACGCCCCGGTGGTGGTGTTTTTTTATGGCGGCAGCTGGAACAGCGGCTCGCGCAGTGATTACAGCTTTGTCGGCGAAGCCCTGGCGTCCAGGGGCATTGTCGCGGTGCTGGCCGATTATCGGTTGTACCCGCAAGTGCGTTATCCGTTGTTCTTGGAGGACGGTGCCCAGGCGGTGGCCTGGACCCATGAACACATCCGCCAGTACGCCGGCGACCCGCAACGGCTGTACCTGATGGGGCACAGCTCAGGGGCCTACAACGTGGCGATGCTGGCGCTGGACCCGCAATGGCTCGCAGCGGTGGGCTTGTCGCCTCATGATCTGAGAGGCTGGATCGGCCTGGCCGGGCCGTATGACTTCCTGCCGATCAAGAACCCGCAGGTGCGCCCGGTATTTTTCTGGCCGGATTCGCCGCCGCAATCCCAGCCCATCAACCACGTCAGTCGCGGTGCACCGCCAGCGCTGCTCATCGCCTCCAGGGACGACACGCTGGTCAACCCGACCCGCAACACTGGCGGGCTCGCACAAAAATTGAGGGCGGCCGGGGTGCCGGTTCAGGACCTGTATTACTCGCGCACCGGCCATGCCACGCTGGTAGCGACGCTGTCACGGCCGATGCGCGGTCTGGCGCCGGTGCTGGATCAGGTCGCCGGCTTCGTCAAGACACCGCCGACTCAGTGAACGCTGCCGGCAAACCAGCCGTCGTTCTTGCGCAGGTACCAGGCGAACGCGCCGAGTGTCAGGCTGCGCAATAACATGAACAGCAGAAACGTTATCCACAGTCCGTGGTTGCCGAAGCCCTTTAGTGCCCAGGCGAATGGCAGCAACAGGAACATCGTCAACAGCATGGCGTTGCGCATTTCCCGGGCGCGGGTGGCACCAATGAACAACCCGTCCAGCAAGTAACTCCACACGGCAATCAGCGGCAGGGCGGCGAGGTAGGGCAGGTAGATGAAAGCCGTGTCGCGCACACTCTGGATGTTGGTCTGCATCTCGATGAACAGGTGCCCGGCGAACAGAAAGACCACGGCAAAGCCCACACTCACCAGCAACGACCAGCCGCACGCCACCACCAGTGAACGGCGCAACGCCAGCCGGTCCCGGGCGCCGATGGCGTGACCGCATAAGGCTTCGACGGCGTGGGCCAGGCCATCCAGCGCATGGGCGGTCAGCAGCAGGCCGTTGAGCAGCAGGGCATTGGCGGCGACGGTGGCATCCCCCAGTCGTGCGCCTTGCACCGTGATCAGGAAAAACACCGATTGCAGCACAAGGCTGCGAATGAAGATGTCGCGATTGACCGCCAGCAAGGGGCGCCAGCTCTGCCACAGCGCCAGTGCGGCCCAGGCGATGTGGCCGGGATAAGCGCGCAATGCCTTGCGGGTCAGCCACAGGCCGAGCAGGGCACCGGTCCATTCGGCGATCACCGACGCCCTGGCCGCGCCGACCACGCCCCAGTCCAGCCCCAGGACAAACCACAGGTTCAGTGCGATGTTCACCAGGTTGGTGCTGAGCAGAATCGCCAGCGGGGCCCGGGCGTTCTGAGTGCCGAGGAACCAGCCCACCAGCGCATAGCTGGCCAGGGCAGCGGGCAGGCCGAAGAGTCGGGTGTGAAAGAAGTCCCGGGTCAACTGATCGAGCTCCGCCGACGGTTGCATGAAATGCAGCGCGACGCCGCTCAGCGGCACGCCCAAGGCGCCGAGGACCACGGACAGTCCCATCGCCAATAACAACCCTTGCAGCAAAACCTGCCGCAACGCCGCGCCATCCCCGCGTCCGGCGGCCTGGGCGGCGAACCCGGTGGAGCCCATGCGCAGAAAACCCATGGCCCAGGCCAGAAACGTATACAGGCTGGCGCCCACCGCTACGGCGCCCAACTGATGGGCATGGGGCAGGTGACCGATGACGGTACTGTCCACCAGTGCCACCAGCGGTACGGAAATATTCGACAGAATCATGGGGGCGGCGAGCGCCCAGACCCGACGATGGGTCGGACGGTCGCGCCAGTCGGCAATCAGAGTGGACATGCAGGCTCCTTGGGGGAGCCGTATTGTAGATGCAGGTTAGCCAAGTGACACAGAACCAATGTGGGAGCGGGCCCGCTCCCACAAGGGGGGCAGTAGGACTAGTGGATGATCCAGCTCAGCAGCCAAAGCCCCAGGAACAACAAGATAATGCCGGAGATGATCGAGGCGTTCATGAACGCCCGGATCGCCGACCATAGCAGCATCAGGCCGATGATCAGAGCGATGATGCTGATGATCGAGGTGTCCATGCCCAGGGTCCTGGCCAAGCCGTCGACAAAGTTGGCCCCTGCGTGGCTCAAGATGTTGAACAATCCACTGAGGCCATCAACGATAAACCGGATGACAGAGCCGAGTGCCTGGCCGAGCTGTTCGAAAAAACTTTCTACCTGCATGTGCGCGTCCTGATGAAATAAGTGGCAGGGTTGCCGTGTCCGGGCGTTGGGCCATGGATCGCGGTGCCGAGTTCCCTGATGCCGGCATCCTCTGATTATGGCGTAAAGATCCCGGCTCCGTTGATGATCTCTGTGAAGGCCTGGCTCGTGTGGCGAGGGGATTTATCGGAACGTCGCACTGCCCCGTACGGCTGCGCAGCAGTCGCACATCCGTTGCTCGCGGTAGGCCTGACGTGCCGTGATTGCTGGATTTGGGGCCGCTGCGCGACCCAACGGGGATAAATCCCCTCGCCATAACTTGCCTTCATCCGCCATCCCCCCGAAGCTATATGCCTTCAGGAGAGCCCGATGAACCTTGTTGAACTGACCGAACGCCTGCACGCTATCCGTGACCGCAATGACTGGCGGCAATTTCACAGCCCGAAAAACCTGGCCATGGCCGCCAGCGTGGAAATGTCCGAGCTGGTGGAGATTTTCCAGTGGCTGAGCGAGGACCAGTCGCGGCAATTGCCGGCAGACAAACTGGCGCACGCCGGGCAGGAAGTCGGGGACATTGTGCTTTATCTATTATTGCTGTGCAGCGAGTTGGGGTTGGACATGAACGAAGTGGTGCGCAGCAAACTCGCGGACAGCGAACGGCGGTTCAGCTGATGAGCGACCGTCATTTCGATCAGCTGGCGACCCGTTTCGCGGAAAAGATCTACGGTGGCGCCAAGGGCGCAATCCGCCTCGCGGTGTTGCAGGCGGATCTGACCGAAACCCTGCCGGACCGCCCGCTGCGAGTGCTGGACATCGGCGCCGGCCTGGGCCACATGTCGTTGTGGCTGGCTGAGCGCGGGCATGACGTGACCCTGGCCGAGCCCGCCGCACCGATGCTCGAAGGCGCCCGTCAGCGCTTCGCCGACGCCGGGCAAACCGCGACCTTTATTCAGGCACCGTGGCAGGACCTGCTCGGCCAACTCACCGAACCGTATGACCTGGTGCTTTGCCACGCCGTGCTGGAATGGCTGGCCGAGCCCCATGCGATCCTGCCAGTGTTGCATCAGTTGACGAAGAAAGACGGCTGGCTGTCCCTGGCGTTCTACAACCGCGATGCGCTGATCTACCGCAATCTGCTCAAAGGCCACTTCCGCAAGATGCGCAAGAACGACATGGCCGGTGAGAAACAGAGCCTGACCCCGCAGCAACCTCTGGACCCACGGGAGTTGGCGGCGCAACTTGAAGGTCTGTGGCAGGTCGAAACACAAAGTGGCGTTCGGGTTTTTCACGACTACATGCCTGTGGAATTCCAGGCCCGCGCCGAACTGGTGGACCTGCTGGAAATGGAACTGGCCCACCGTCGCCACCCAAGCTTTGCCGGGCTTGGGCGTTATTTGCACTGGATATGCCGGCCGGTCTGAGCGAGTGCCACGCGGTGCAGGAGCTGCCGTCATTGAAAACAGGTAATACCGATGTTGATCGGAGAGCGAAATGAAAGCGCGTTCAGGTTTAGTGTTGATCTGTCTCGGGCTGGCCGCCTGCGAGGGCAGCAATCCATATATCGCCACCTCCAACCCGTTGCCACCGGCCCCGCCGCAAGCCGCCCACACATTCGATCGCAGCGCCTACCCGGCGCCGCAGCGGGACTATGGGCGTTACCGCAGTTGGGCCTGGCTCAACGGTCGTTTGCCCCCCGGCAGTGCCTGGGCGGACTCGGCACAAATCGCCGAAGCTGTCAGCAACGCCCTTGACCAGCGCGGCCTGCGCCCGTTGCATGACAATCGACCGCCCGACCTGCTGGTCAGCGCCGACTTGCACATGGAAACCCGCTTGCGGCAAGTGCAGGACGACTATGGTTATTACGGTGGCGGATATGGCGGCTATAACCGCTACGGCCAGGGTTATGGCGTCTACAACACAGTACCGGTCGTGCGCACGTATCAGGAACAGGTTGTGGTGGTGCGGGTCGATCTGTTCGACGCCGGCACCGGTCAGCCGGTCTGGAGTGCCAGCGCCGACACCGCCAATCAGGGTGACCAGAGTCAACGGGCCGATGCGATACGCGAGGCGGTGGAAAAGGCCATGTCGGCCTATCCTCCAGGTTGACATCCTTTGACAGGTTCATGTCCCCACAGGAGAACATCATGTTCCGCCGCCTTGCTTTACTGGCTGTCGCCACGCTGCTCAGCGCCTGCGCCGCCAACCAGGTCAATCATGACTTTGACGCCAGCCGCGACTTCGCCGCCTATCGCACCTGGAGCTGGAAAGAGCCCGCGCTGCAATACCGCCCCGATGATCCTCGGATCAAAAGCGACCTGACCGAACAGCGCATCCGCCAATCCGTGGCCGACCAGCTCGATCAGCGTGGCCTGCGCCCGGCAGCAGCGGGCACCAAGGGCGACGTGAGTGTGCAGACCTACCTGATCGTCGAGGACCGCCAGCAGCAAGTGACCACCAACTACGGCGGCGGTTGGGGCGGTCCATGGAACGGCTATTGGGGCGCGCCGATGTACAACGAAACCCGCAACATCACTTATAAGGTCGCGACTATCCAGATCGACCTGCTCGACGGCAAGGACGGCAAGCTGGTGTGGCGTGGCAGTGACGAGCAGATGCTCAGCAGCTCGCCGGACCCGACGGACCGAAGCAAGGCTGTGCGCGAGACGGTGGGTCGGATCATGGCGAATTATCCACCGCGCTAACCCGATCCCACTAACACCACAATCCCCCCTGTGGGAGTGAGCCTGCTCGCGAAAGCGGAGTGTCAGGCAACATTGAAGTCGACTGAAACTCCCTCTTCGCGAGCAGGCTCGCTCCCACAGTTTCTGTGTCGTGTGTGATACCGGGTTGTCAGCAACCCCGCCTACCCTTGTCTACACTGATGCTCATCTATGGAGGTAGCGCTCGGCTCTGCGCCGGCAAAGGAGTGCGCGATGTCGCCTCGTTCGCAGTTTCGTGGTCCCGCCCGGCAACGAGGGGCCATCGGGTTGTTGGCGGCAATGACCCTCAGCCTGGCGCTGGTGTTGATGTTGCTGGTGGTAGATACCGGCCGGCTCTATCTGGAACAGCGCAAATTGCAGCGGGTAGTGGACAACGCCGCACTGGAAGCGGTCAGTCGTGGCGGCAATTGCCTGTCGGGCCTGACGGCGGCCAGTTACGCCGGCCAAAGCGCCACCCGCAATGGCTTCACCGTCGATGCCAACGACACCCTCGTCACCACCTGCGGCACCATGGTCACAGCGGCGGCCACCGGGTTGCGCACGTTCACCGTGGACGGCACCCAGGCGGCCGCCGTCAAAGTGGTCGCCACCCGCACCCTCACCACCAGTTTTGCCGGCGGGGTGCAGGCGCTGTTTTCCGGGGCGCCGGTCAGCCTCAATACCACACTCAATGCCTCGGCGGTGGCGGCTCAGCCGCAACCGACGATTGCCCAACTGAACATTCGCAGCAACCTCGTCACCATCAGTACTGCCCAGTCGAACATCCTCAATCCACTGTTTTCCGGATTGCTGGGTGGCAATGTCAACGTGACGGCACTGGGTTGGAGCGGCTTGCTCAACACCAACATCAATCTGCTCGGCTACCTCAACCAACTGGCGATCAACCTCAATGTGGCGGCGGGCAATTACACACAATTGCTCAACACCCAGGTCACCGTCACGCAGCTGATCCAGGCGGCGGCGACTGTGGTCTCGCTCAACGGCGCGACGGCCGATGTGATGACCGCATTGGGCAACCTG from the Pseudomonas sp. N3-W genome contains:
- a CDS encoding MazG-like family protein; translation: MNLVELTERLHAIRDRNDWRQFHSPKNLAMAASVEMSELVEIFQWLSEDQSRQLPADKLAHAGQEVGDIVLYLLLLCSELGLDMNEVVRSKLADSERRFS
- a CDS encoding MATE family efflux transporter, translated to MSTLIADWRDRPTHRRVWALAAPMILSNISVPLVALVDSTVIGHLPHAHQLGAVAVGASLYTFLAWAMGFLRMGSTGFAAQAAGRGDGAALRQVLLQGLLLAMGLSVVLGALGVPLSGVALHFMQPSAELDQLTRDFFHTRLFGLPAALASYALVGWFLGTQNARAPLAILLSTNLVNIALNLWFVLGLDWGVVGAARASVIAEWTGALLGLWLTRKALRAYPGHIAWAALALWQSWRPLLAVNRDIFIRSLVLQSVFFLITVQGARLGDATVAANALLLNGLLLTAHALDGLAHAVEALCGHAIGARDRLALRRSLVVACGWSLLVSVGFAVVFLFAGHLFIEMQTNIQSVRDTAFIYLPYLAALPLIAVWSYLLDGLFIGATRAREMRNAMLLTMFLLLPFAWALKGFGNHGLWITFLLFMLLRSLTLGAFAWYLRKNDGWFAGSVH
- a CDS encoding DUF4136 domain-containing protein; protein product: MKARSGLVLICLGLAACEGSNPYIATSNPLPPAPPQAAHTFDRSAYPAPQRDYGRYRSWAWLNGRLPPGSAWADSAQIAEAVSNALDQRGLRPLHDNRPPDLLVSADLHMETRLRQVQDDYGYYGGGYGGYNRYGQGYGVYNTVPVVRTYQEQVVVVRVDLFDAGTGQPVWSASADTANQGDQSQRADAIREAVEKAMSAYPPG
- a CDS encoding DUF4136 domain-containing protein, translated to MFRRLALLAVATLLSACAANQVNHDFDASRDFAAYRTWSWKEPALQYRPDDPRIKSDLTEQRIRQSVADQLDQRGLRPAAAGTKGDVSVQTYLIVEDRQQQVTTNYGGGWGGPWNGYWGAPMYNETRNITYKVATIQIDLLDGKDGKLVWRGSDEQMLSSSPDPTDRSKAVRETVGRIMANYPPR
- a CDS encoding contractile injection system protein, VgrG/Pvc8 family, translating into MFDPVNEPSFRLDVAGLPDAFEVLAFTGTDAISEPFVFDVDLLIYDPALDLASLLYRPVFLQFDFAGSGVHGQLHQLVQREHGTTSRFCRVRVGPKLACLAQRFSQRIFSARSVPQILNQVLQEHGIVDSERRFELGGDYPLREFCTQYRESDLQFFQRLCAEEQLHYYFEHRRGGHCLVIGDDQANHAEGRVLPGDNAFQRVSRLEVQRCTPSTGQGRRAMQGARGRTELAILRSGQLLSLFKDDSLWVLTDVEHHGDPDAPAPYSNKIRMSPWTASFADTQAVAKPRMPSLQRAWVVEVDESPPDPSRPVAVQFDWLYQGEGATPCHCWLPLAAQLQGPGMAPLRDGAQVVVSFIDGDPDQPLISGLLRGHAGADVCELPEAQPVQESHAGEALLALLQASEPLVLLCLLPGGGSFSHCRQAICTCRAAVLSGQSGAA
- a CDS encoding DUF4123 domain-containing protein encodes the protein MNAPDPQWLLLDVPGAPRAAAALVRRFAPARRLGLFDGTELQGLSGQGPVLVELGACPALAELCQREPHTCQGLLLFSEVPSARLLEHLRRMLVVTFGLHHRALLSYYNPHTASYFFDACDAVELSRWLGPISQVRWFGGTWADRAQGSQCWQQLLNPGLSGSRLKIEESLTGRQRERLQTCLLEQHAWQWSRSTGTDYPRLWSHLQEGLALGFSERAVLDGWLWLRLQYPDAVLPQTLSGASQQEKLDHLRSRWQRDPP
- a CDS encoding methyltransferase domain-containing protein; the encoded protein is MSDRHFDQLATRFAEKIYGGAKGAIRLAVLQADLTETLPDRPLRVLDIGAGLGHMSLWLAERGHDVTLAEPAAPMLEGARQRFADAGQTATFIQAPWQDLLGQLTEPYDLVLCHAVLEWLAEPHAILPVLHQLTKKDGWLSLAFYNRDALIYRNLLKGHFRKMRKNDMAGEKQSLTPQQPLDPRELAAQLEGLWQVETQSGVRVFHDYMPVEFQARAELVDLLEMELAHRRHPSFAGLGRYLHWICRPV